The sequence below is a genomic window from Ensifer adhaerens.
TCGCCGAGATCATGAAGGTGCGCTCGAAAGCGATCTTCTCGTTGGCGTCGGCGGCGAGCTTCAGCAGGTCCTCGTGCTTGACGCGGTCGATCTTGTTGAGTGCCAGGAGCTTCGGCTGCTTGACCTCCTTCAGGCCTTCCAGAATCGTCTCGACATCGCCCTTGAGGCCGCGTTCGCTGTCGACGATCAGAAGGATGAAGTCGGCGTCTTTGGCGCCGCCCCAGGCGGTCGTGACCATGGCGCGGTCGAGCCGGCGGCGCGGCTTGAAGATACCGGGCGTGTCCATGAAAACGATCTGCGCATTGTCGTGAATGGCAATGCCACGCACGATGGCGCGCGTCGTCTGAACCTTATGGCTGACGATCGAGACCTTGGCGCCGACGAGACGGTTCACCAGCGTCGACTTTCCCGCATTGGTCGCGCCGATCAGAGCTACAAAGCCCGAATGGGTTTCGGAGGGCTGCCCCGCCTCGGTGTCCGTCATCACATTTATCCAGTTCTGAGAAATTGACTCTTTTTACTTCCAGACGCCTTCGCGTTCCAGAAGTTTCGTCGCGGCGACCTGTTCGGCCGTGCGTTTGGAGCGTTCGACGCCGGTTTCGGGCGCCACGCCACTGACTTCAACGACCACGGTGAAGCGCGGATCGTGGTCCGGGCCGGAACGGTCGACGACCTTGTAGACCGGCGTGACCTGGAAACGGGCATGCGCCCATTCCTGCAGCTCGGTCTTGGCATCGCGCTTGGCAGCACCGGCCTTGGTGGCGCGTTCGGACCAGTTGGCCAGCACGAAGCGGCGCGCGGCCTCAAGCCCACCGTCGAGATAGAGCGCGGCGATGAGGCTTTCCACAACGTCGGCGCGGACATTGAGCATGCGGCTCCCGGTCACCTTCTTCACGTCGGCGCCGGTGCGAATGTATTTATGCAGCTCTAGACTGTCGGCGACCTCCGCGCAGGTCGCGGCCGAGACCAGCTGGTTGAGGCGAACGGAGAGCTCGCCCTCGTCCGCGTCCGTGAAACTGGTGAAAAGCAGCTCGGCGACGCACAGTCCGAGGACCCGATCGCCGAGGAATTCCAGCCGCTCGTAATTCGTACCCTTTGAGGTGCGTGAACTGGAATGCGTGACGGCCCGATCAAGCCGCTCCTTGGAGCGGAACTCGTGACCGATCGCCTTTTCCAGCTGGGCGCGCTCCTCCGGCCTCAGCGTCATCTCAGTCCACGACCTTGAAGAAGCGGTTCCAGCGCAGGTTTTCGGGCCATTTCCAAACTTCGGAGAAGGCCGTGTCGTTGCCCAGCGAGAAGAAGATCATGGACGCCTTGCCAACGAGGTTTTCGGCCGGGACATAGCCGACGTCGAAGCGGCTGTCGGCGGAGTTGTCACGGTTGTCGCCCATCATGAAATAATGGCCCGGCGGAACAATGAACTCGCGCGTGTTGTCGCCGAGCGTGTCGGGAGCTTCGTCGAGCGTGTCATAGGTCACGCCGTCGGGAAGGGTTTCGCGGAAGACCGGAATGTCCTGACCCGGATCCTTCGAATAGTCGGAATTGAACGTGCCGTCAGCCACCTTCGGAACCGGCTTGTCATTGATGTAGAGCACGCCATTCTTCATCTGGATGCGGTCACCCGGCAGGCCGACACAGCGCTTGATGTAATCGATCGACGGGTTCGGCGGAAAACGGAAGACGACGACATCGCCTCGCTTCGGGTCGGAGCCGAAGATGCGACCGCTGAAGAGGTCCGGAGAGAAGGGCAGAGAATATTTCGAGAAGCCGTAG
It includes:
- a CDS encoding GTP-binding protein Era, whose amino-acid sequence is MTDTEAGQPSETHSGFVALIGATNAGKSTLVNRLVGAKVSIVSHKVQTTRAIVRGIAIHDNAQIVFMDTPGIFKPRRRLDRAMVTTAWGGAKDADFILLIVDSERGLKGDVETILEGLKEVKQPKLLALNKIDRVKHEDLLKLAADANEKIAFERTFMISASTGSGCDDLLDYLAKELPAGPWYYPEDQISDLPMRQLAAEITREKLFLRLHQELPYSSHVETEKWEERKDGSVRIEQVIFVERDSQKKIALGKAGETIKAISTAARKEISEILEQPVHLFLFVKVRENWSDDPERYREMGLDYSK
- a CDS encoding ribonuclease-3, encoding MTLRPEERAQLEKAIGHEFRSKERLDRAVTHSSSRTSKGTNYERLEFLGDRVLGLCVAELLFTSFTDADEGELSVRLNQLVSAATCAEVADSLELHKYIRTGADVKKVTGSRMLNVRADVVESLIAALYLDGGLEAARRFVLANWSERATKAGAAKRDAKTELQEWAHARFQVTPVYKVVDRSGPDHDPRFTVVVEVSGVAPETGVERSKRTAEQVAATKLLEREGVWK
- a CDS encoding signal peptidase I, yielding MSEKVKPENSFWETVKVVIQALILAGLIRTVLVQPFTIPSGSMMPTLLVGDYIFVNKFAYGFSKYSLPFSPDLFSGRIFGSDPKRGDVVVFRFPPNPSIDYIKRCVGLPGDRIQMKNGVLYINDKPVPKVADGTFNSDYSKDPGQDIPVFRETLPDGVTYDTLDEAPDTLGDNTREFIVPPGHYFMMGDNRDNSADSRFDVGYVPAENLVGKASMIFFSLGNDTAFSEVWKWPENLRWNRFFKVVD